CGTGGAAACGACGGGTCTCGATCCGGAGCAGGACGAGGTGGTCGAGATCGCCTGCCAGCGCTGGTCGCGGGACCTTGAACTGGACCGCCTGCATCTGCTGCTGCGTCCGACGCGACCGCTGGGGGCCTCGGCCTCCGTCCACGGCCTGGACGGCGAGACCTTGCGGCGGGAGGGGCGGGATCCGGCCACCGCCTTCGCCGAGCTGGCCGATTTCGTGGGCGACTCCCTGGTGGTGGGCCACAACATCGCCTTCGACCTGGCCATGCTGGCCGGCCAGGCCCGCCGCCTGGGTCTGCGGCCGCCCGCCTGGCCCGCCGCCGACACGCTGCTCCTGGCCCGCCGCGTCCTGCGCAGCGGCTCCATGCGCCTGGGCGACCTGGCGACGCGCCTGGAGCTGCCCCGGCGCCCCACCCACCGCGCCATGGACGACGTGGGCGCCACCGCCCTGCTCCTGGCCCGCCTGGTGCCCGCCCTGCTCGAGAACCGCGAGGACCGCCGTGACCTGGTGGCGGCAGCGACGCCCACCTTCGGGTCCTGGGCCGCCCGCATGGACAAGCTGCGCATCCTGGCCGACACCCTGCGTCCCGACGAGCTGCTCGACTTCGTGCTGGGCCAGGACTGGTTCCGACGCGGGCTGCCGGGGGGCGAGGCCAGCCGCGCCCTGGTCCGCCTGGTCCGCTGGGTGCGCCGGCTGGACGAGGGGGAGCTGGCCCGGCGATCCCCGCGGGAGGCCCTGCGCGCCGTGCTGGAGCAGGCCGCCCTGGCCCGCCCGGTCGACCTGCTCGAGGAGGGGGCGGTGCCCGTCCTCACCATCCACGCCGCCAAGGGCATGGAGTTCGACAAGGTCTGGCTGGCCGGGCTCTGCCAGGGCATCCTGCCCGACTTCCGCAACCAGCAGGGGGAGGGTCTGGCCGAGGAGCGGCGCGTCTGCTACGTGGGAATCACCCGGGCGCGGCGGGAGCTGTGCTGCGTCGCCTGGCGCCTGGACGGCCGCGGGCGGCCGGCGGGCTGGTCGGAGTTTGTCAAGGGGGAGGCCGTCCATGGCTGAGGCGGAAGTCCTGGTGGCGGGGGCCGGTCCGGCGGGCGCGACGGCGGCCCTGGTGCTGGCGCGGGCCGGTGTGGACGTGCTCCTGCTGGAGAAGCGGCGCTTCCCGCGGGACAAGCTGTGCGGCGGCTTCCTGGCGGCCCGCTCGCTGGGCCTCCTCGAGGAGCTGCATGGCGCCGCCGTCGAACCGTTGTATCACGTCACGGACGATCGCTTCCAGGTCTGGCACGCAGGCAGCCTGGTGGCCGACCGCCGCCTGGGCGATCGCATGGCCTTTGTCCAGCGCCTGGAGCTGGACGAGTTTCTCGTCCGCCGGGCGGAGGCGGCGGGAGTCCGCCTCGTGGAGGAGGCGGAGGCAGTCCGCGTCGAGACGGGGCTCGGGGGCGGGGAGAAGGTCGACCTGCGTCTGAAGGACGGGCGCCAGGTGCAGGGCCGCTGGCTGGTGGCCGCCGACGGCGCCCTCTCCCGCATCCGGCGCCAACTGGAGCCGAACTTCACGCCGGGCGGGGCGGCGCTAGAACTGCAGGTGGCGGGGGAGGGCGATCCGGTGCCCCGCCTGGATTTCGGTCTCTTCCCCTGGGGCTACGGCTGGCGCTTTCCCAAGCGGGGCTGCCTCACCGCGGGAGTGGGCGGCTGGGGCGCGCACACAGGCGGCCAGCGCG
This window of the bacterium genome carries:
- a CDS encoding geranylgeranyl reductase family protein — its product is MAEAEVLVAGAGPAGATAALVLARAGVDVLLLEKRRFPRDKLCGGFLAARSLGLLEELHGAAVEPLYHVTDDRFQVWHAGSLVADRRLGDRMAFVQRLELDEFLVRRAEAAGVRLVEEAEAVRVETGLGGGEKVDLRLKDGRQVQGRWLVAADGALSRIRRQLEPNFTPGGAALELQVAGEGDPVPRLDFGLFPWGYGWRFPKRGCLTAGVGGWGAHTGGQRALLAAYLERLGLPGGPVAGWPIPDRPARRPTQGRVVLAGDAAGFCEPISGEGIFFALRSGQRAAQAVLAARG